Proteins from a genomic interval of Salvelinus alpinus chromosome 7, SLU_Salpinus.1, whole genome shotgun sequence:
- the LOC139580505 gene encoding ZP domain-containing protein-like isoform X3, giving the protein MEKTVFLVILLSVTKATTMVQTMEPVTTQPQTTEPVATQPQTAEPVTTQTQTTEPVATQPQTTEPVATQPQTTEPVTTLPQTTTLPTTGVTVSKASVVCNETSMTVAVEKASIVGLYEDHLRLNDPSCSLSSNSSHVFRTLALNTCGTQLEEEEDNLIFRNEITSFEDSSAVITKRDEMEIEFWCVYPKKGNVSLDFLAHKIPYIFREKGFGKFTYQFEFYQSSSFNRMVDPASYPVEVELKEMVYMEITSTSSVPNTEMFVESCMATPTDNPNDPEHYSIIQNGCKKDETVQIYSSSQSQFHFAMEAFKFIGMHDQVYISCAVVLCETGNTNTRCAQGCINDTTATTPQHRQEREAALETNPHYISQGPLRVRRSADTKAADVALNLNLLFIAGSFLAAVAMVCGVVMYRSRESKDKYQP; this is encoded by the exons ATGGAAAAAACAGTGTTCCTGGTCATTCTGTTGTCAG TAACAAAAGCCACAACCATGGTACAAACTATGGAACCTGTTACTACCCAACCCCAAACAACGGAACCTGTTGCTACCCAACCCCAAACAGCGGAACCTGTTACTACCCAAACCCAAACAACGGAACCTGTTGCTACACAACCCCAAACAACGGAACCTGTTGCTACCCAACCCCAAACAACGGAACCTGTTACTACCCTACCCCAAACAACAACACTCCCTACTACAGGTG TGACTGTTTCCAAAGCAAGTGTGGTCTGCAACGAGACCAGCATGACGGTGGCTGTGGAGAAGGCCTCCATCGTGGGTCTCTATGAGGACCACCTGCGTCTTAATGACCCGTCCTGCAGTCTGAGCTCCAATAGCAGCCACGTCTTCAGGACCCTGGCCCTCAACACCTGCGGCACCCAGCTGGAG GAGGAAGAGGACAACCTAATCTTCAGAAACGAGATCACTTCCTTTGAGGACTCCAGTGCCGTGATCACCAAGAGGGACGAGATGGAGATCGAATTCTGGTGTGTCTACCCCAAGAAGGGCAACGTGAGCCTGGATTTCCTGGCCCACAAGATTCCGTACATTTTCAGAGAGAAGGGCTTCGGGAAGTTCACCTACCAGTTTGAGTTCTACCAGAGTAGTAGTTTCAACAGGATGGTGGATCCAGCCAGTTACCCAGTGGAG GTGGAACTGAAAGAGATGGTCTACATGGAGATCACGTCCACGTCCTCAGTCCCCAACACTGAAATGTTTGTGGAGTCATGCATGGCCACGCCAACAGACAATCCCAACGACCCAGAGCACTACAGCATCATCCAAAACGG CTGCAAGAAGGACGAAACTGTTCAGATCTACTCTAGTTCCCAATCCCAGTTCCATTTTGCAATGGAAGCTTTCAAATTCATTGGTATGCATGACCAG GTGTACATCAGCTGTGCAGTGGTCCTGTGTGAGACGGGGAACACCAACACCCGCTGTGCTCAGGGCTGCATCAATGACACTACGGCCACAACTCCCCAGCATCGCCAAGAGAGAGAGGCCGCCCTGGAGACCAACCCGCACTACATCTCCCAGGGGCCTTTGCGTGTGAGGCGGAGTGCCGACACCAAAG CTGCTGATGTGGCTTTGAACCTGAATTTGTTGTTCATCGCTGGCAGCTTCCTGGCAGCAGTCGCCATGGTGTGTGGAGTGGTCATGTACAGATCCAGGGAGTCAAAGGACAAATATCAACCTTGA
- the LOC139580505 gene encoding ZP domain-containing protein-like isoform X1 — protein sequence MEKTVFLVILLSGLCPTVTKATTMVQTMEPVTTQPQTTEPVATQPQTAEPVTTQTQTTEPVATQPQTTEPVATQPQTTEPVTTLPQTTTLPTTGVTVSKASVVCNETSMTVAVEKASIVGLYEDHLRLNDPSCSLSSNSSHVFRTLALNTCGTQLEEEEDNLIFRNEITSFEDSSAVITKRDEMEIEFWCVYPKKGNVSLDFLAHKIPYIFREKGFGKFTYQFEFYQSSSFNRMVDPASYPVEVELKEMVYMEITSTSSVPNTEMFVESCMATPTDNPNDPEHYSIIQNGCKKDETVQIYSSSQSQFHFAMEAFKFIGMHDQVYISCAVVLCETGNTNTRCAQGCINDTTATTPQHRQEREAALETNPHYISQGPLRVRRSADTKAADVALNLNLLFIAGSFLAAVAMVCGVVMYRSRESKDKYQP from the exons ATGGAAAAAACAGTGTTCCTGGTCATTCTGTTGTCAG GGCTGTGTCCTACAGTAACAAAAGCCACAACCATGGTACAAACTATGGAACCTGTTACTACCCAACCCCAAACAACGGAACCTGTTGCTACCCAACCCCAAACAGCGGAACCTGTTACTACCCAAACCCAAACAACGGAACCTGTTGCTACACAACCCCAAACAACGGAACCTGTTGCTACCCAACCCCAAACAACGGAACCTGTTACTACCCTACCCCAAACAACAACACTCCCTACTACAGGTG TGACTGTTTCCAAAGCAAGTGTGGTCTGCAACGAGACCAGCATGACGGTGGCTGTGGAGAAGGCCTCCATCGTGGGTCTCTATGAGGACCACCTGCGTCTTAATGACCCGTCCTGCAGTCTGAGCTCCAATAGCAGCCACGTCTTCAGGACCCTGGCCCTCAACACCTGCGGCACCCAGCTGGAG GAGGAAGAGGACAACCTAATCTTCAGAAACGAGATCACTTCCTTTGAGGACTCCAGTGCCGTGATCACCAAGAGGGACGAGATGGAGATCGAATTCTGGTGTGTCTACCCCAAGAAGGGCAACGTGAGCCTGGATTTCCTGGCCCACAAGATTCCGTACATTTTCAGAGAGAAGGGCTTCGGGAAGTTCACCTACCAGTTTGAGTTCTACCAGAGTAGTAGTTTCAACAGGATGGTGGATCCAGCCAGTTACCCAGTGGAG GTGGAACTGAAAGAGATGGTCTACATGGAGATCACGTCCACGTCCTCAGTCCCCAACACTGAAATGTTTGTGGAGTCATGCATGGCCACGCCAACAGACAATCCCAACGACCCAGAGCACTACAGCATCATCCAAAACGG CTGCAAGAAGGACGAAACTGTTCAGATCTACTCTAGTTCCCAATCCCAGTTCCATTTTGCAATGGAAGCTTTCAAATTCATTGGTATGCATGACCAG GTGTACATCAGCTGTGCAGTGGTCCTGTGTGAGACGGGGAACACCAACACCCGCTGTGCTCAGGGCTGCATCAATGACACTACGGCCACAACTCCCCAGCATCGCCAAGAGAGAGAGGCCGCCCTGGAGACCAACCCGCACTACATCTCCCAGGGGCCTTTGCGTGTGAGGCGGAGTGCCGACACCAAAG CTGCTGATGTGGCTTTGAACCTGAATTTGTTGTTCATCGCTGGCAGCTTCCTGGCAGCAGTCGCCATGGTGTGTGGAGTGGTCATGTACAGATCCAGGGAGTCAAAGGACAAATATCAACCTTGA
- the LOC139580494 gene encoding MARVEL domain-containing protein 1-like codes for MPPQPEVSTHFRDFLKSFLGIIRILQILFGAGLWVTIAANKYEGSIHFVLFVAVLFWLLTLAAFFITLLDKKDLVPILGGDRWLLSNLVHDIAAAVLYLPAIGVMIYKTERYAYCNLEQYKHNCLYKVYLAAAVFACLGAVVYLVSAVYMGCRKCRGEQTVV; via the coding sequence ATGCCCCCCCAGCCGGAGGTGAGCACACATTTCCGGGACTTCCTCAAGAGTTTTCTCGGCATCATCCGAATTCTCCAAATCCTATTCGGAGCTGGACTATGGGTCACAATCGCCGCCAACAAATACGAAGGCTCCATCCACTTCGTTCTGTTCGtggcagtcctcttctggctcctCACCCTCGCCGCCTTCTTCATCACTCTCTTGGACAAGAAGGACCTCGTCCCCATCTTGGGAGGGGACCGGTGGTTGCTTAGCAACCTTGTTCACGACATCGCGGCCGCGGTGCTGTATCTACCGGCGATCGGCGTCATGATCTACAAAACGGAGCGGTACGCATACTGCAACCTGGAGCAATACAAACACAACTGCCTGTATAAAGTCTACCTGGCTGCCGCCGTGTTCGCATGTCTGGGCGCTGTGGTGTATCTTGTCTCCGCGGTGTATATGGGCTGTAGGAAGTGCCGGGGTGAGCAGACGgtggtttga
- the LOC139580505 gene encoding ZP domain-containing protein-like isoform X2: MEKTVFLVILLSGLCPTVTKATTMVQTMEPVTTQPQTTEPVATQPQTAEPVTTQTQTTEPVATQPQTTEPVATQPQTTEPVTTLPQTTTLPTTVTVSKASVVCNETSMTVAVEKASIVGLYEDHLRLNDPSCSLSSNSSHVFRTLALNTCGTQLEEEEDNLIFRNEITSFEDSSAVITKRDEMEIEFWCVYPKKGNVSLDFLAHKIPYIFREKGFGKFTYQFEFYQSSSFNRMVDPASYPVEVELKEMVYMEITSTSSVPNTEMFVESCMATPTDNPNDPEHYSIIQNGCKKDETVQIYSSSQSQFHFAMEAFKFIGMHDQVYISCAVVLCETGNTNTRCAQGCINDTTATTPQHRQEREAALETNPHYISQGPLRVRRSADTKAADVALNLNLLFIAGSFLAAVAMVCGVVMYRSRESKDKYQP; the protein is encoded by the exons ATGGAAAAAACAGTGTTCCTGGTCATTCTGTTGTCAG GGCTGTGTCCTACAGTAACAAAAGCCACAACCATGGTACAAACTATGGAACCTGTTACTACCCAACCCCAAACAACGGAACCTGTTGCTACCCAACCCCAAACAGCGGAACCTGTTACTACCCAAACCCAAACAACGGAACCTGTTGCTACACAACCCCAAACAACGGAACCTGTTGCTACCCAACCCCAAACAACGGAACCTGTTACTACCCTACCCCAAACAACAACACTCCCTACTACAG TGACTGTTTCCAAAGCAAGTGTGGTCTGCAACGAGACCAGCATGACGGTGGCTGTGGAGAAGGCCTCCATCGTGGGTCTCTATGAGGACCACCTGCGTCTTAATGACCCGTCCTGCAGTCTGAGCTCCAATAGCAGCCACGTCTTCAGGACCCTGGCCCTCAACACCTGCGGCACCCAGCTGGAG GAGGAAGAGGACAACCTAATCTTCAGAAACGAGATCACTTCCTTTGAGGACTCCAGTGCCGTGATCACCAAGAGGGACGAGATGGAGATCGAATTCTGGTGTGTCTACCCCAAGAAGGGCAACGTGAGCCTGGATTTCCTGGCCCACAAGATTCCGTACATTTTCAGAGAGAAGGGCTTCGGGAAGTTCACCTACCAGTTTGAGTTCTACCAGAGTAGTAGTTTCAACAGGATGGTGGATCCAGCCAGTTACCCAGTGGAG GTGGAACTGAAAGAGATGGTCTACATGGAGATCACGTCCACGTCCTCAGTCCCCAACACTGAAATGTTTGTGGAGTCATGCATGGCCACGCCAACAGACAATCCCAACGACCCAGAGCACTACAGCATCATCCAAAACGG CTGCAAGAAGGACGAAACTGTTCAGATCTACTCTAGTTCCCAATCCCAGTTCCATTTTGCAATGGAAGCTTTCAAATTCATTGGTATGCATGACCAG GTGTACATCAGCTGTGCAGTGGTCCTGTGTGAGACGGGGAACACCAACACCCGCTGTGCTCAGGGCTGCATCAATGACACTACGGCCACAACTCCCCAGCATCGCCAAGAGAGAGAGGCCGCCCTGGAGACCAACCCGCACTACATCTCCCAGGGGCCTTTGCGTGTGAGGCGGAGTGCCGACACCAAAG CTGCTGATGTGGCTTTGAACCTGAATTTGTTGTTCATCGCTGGCAGCTTCCTGGCAGCAGTCGCCATGGTGTGTGGAGTGGTCATGTACAGATCCAGGGAGTCAAAGGACAAATATCAACCTTGA